The Fusarium graminearum PH-1 chromosome 2, whole genome shotgun sequence genome includes a region encoding these proteins:
- a CDS encoding seryl-tRNA synthetase, whose product MLDIEDFIEERGGNPEKIRESQRRRHAPVELVDEVIALWQDARKTQYGVTQIGTQINGVQKEIGLKKRAKEDATDLLKEKEELTEKKKKQEELAAAKNAELKVKAKLVGNYVHDSVHVSDNEDNNTIERTWAPETFDKTTQAALSHHDVLLRLGGYDPVRGVKLVGHRGYCLTGYGMFLNLALVNYATSFLFHKGYTPNQPPFMLNRDQMAKTAQLSQFDEELYRVSEGPTPSESDRYLIATSEQPLSALHAEEWIQPAELPIKYCGYSTCFRKEAGSHGRDAWGVFRVHQFEKVEQFVLCGPDDSWDQFDQMMANSEEFYKSLGLPYQVVGIVTGALNNAAAKKYDLEAWFPFQKEYKELVSCSNCTDYQTRELEIRHGAKKGKQIVGGGKKEYVHALNATLCATERTLCCILENYQTEEGLVVPEVLRKYIPGEPDFLPFIKEAPKEAEKAEKKDAGKKEKTLPVREKA is encoded by the exons ATGTTGGACATTGAGGATTTCATTGAAGAGCGCGGCGGAAACCCCGAGAAGATTCGGGAGAGCCAGCGTCGCCGACATGCTCCTGTAGAgcttgttgacgaggttaTTGCCCTCTGGCAAGATGCGCGAAAGA CCCAATACGGAGTCACCCAGATCGGTACACAAATAAACGGTGTTCAAAAGGAGATTGGTCTCAAGAAGAGGGCCAAGGAGGATGCGACCGAcctgctcaaggagaaggaggagttgacagagaagaagaagaagcaggaggaACTCGCTGCGGCCAAGAACGCAgagctcaaggtcaaggctaaGCTCGTCGGAAACTACGTCCACGACTCCGTACACGTCAGCGACAACGAggacaacaacaccatcgagAGAACCTGGGCGCCCGAGACCTTCGACAAGACCACGCAAGCCGCTCTCTCCCACCACGATGTGCTCCTACGACTTGGAGGATACGACCCCGTCCGAGGTGTCAAGCTTGTAGGCCACCGAGGTTACTGCTTGACTGGCTACGGAATGTTCCT GAACTTGGCCCTTGTCAACTACGCCacttctttcctcttccaCAAGG GCTACACCCCTAACCAGCCCCCTTTCATGCTCAACCGCGACcagatggccaagactgcTCAGCTCTCTCAGTTCGACGAGGAGCTGTACCGTGTCTCTGAAGGCCCTACACCTTCTGAGTCTGACCGATACCTGATTGCTACCAGCGAGCAGCCCCTTTCCGCCCTCCACGCTGAGGAGTGGATTCAGCCCGCCGAGCTTCCTATCAAGTACTGTGGTTACAGCACTTGCTTCCGAAAGGAGGCTGGCAGCCACGGTCGCGACGCTTGGGGTGTGTTCCGTGTGCACCAGTTCGAGAAGGTAGAGCAGTTTGTTCTCTGTGGTCCCGATGACAGCTGGGACCAGTTCGACCAGATGATGGCCAACTCTGAGGAGTTCTACAAGTCTCTCGGCCTCCCCTACCAGGTTGTTGGCATCGTCACAGGTGCGCTGAACAacgctgctgccaagaagtACGATTTGGAAGCGTGGTTCCCCTTCCAGAAGGAGTACAAGGAGCTTGTTTCTTGCTCCAACTGCACAGATTATCAGACACGAGAGCTTGAGATTCGCCATggtgccaagaagggcaagcaGATTGTTGGcggtggaaagaaggagtACGTCCATGCTCTGAACGCT ACACTCTGTGCTACTGAGCGAACACTGTGCTGTATTCTCGAGAACTATCAGACCGAGGAGGGTCTTGTTGTGCCCGAGGTGCTGCGAAAGTACATTCCCGGCGAGCCTGACTTCCTTCCTTTCATCAAGGAAGCCCCcaaggaggccgagaaggccgagaagaaggatgctggcaagaaggagaagacaCTCCCTGTCCGCGAGAAGGCATAA